The DNA window GTCGCTGCTTAAATTAGAGCTGCACTTAAACGAACGCGGATCTGAATTAGTGATTCGCAATGACCGCCAGTTGCTGGAATCGTCCAGTCATGGCATGGCGTATTTAATTCTCTGCAAGTTTTTGCTTGCCTTCACCCGTTTGCTGCGGGGCGAGAGTGATGTCGTAGTGCACTGGCCGATTGACGAGATAGGTACGCTGGCGTACCACAATGTAGAAAAGCTTTTTGCCGCCTGTGACAGTAATAATATCCAAATTGTTGGTGCCTTCCCGAATCCTGAGTCGGATGTGCTGATGTTATTTAAGCATCGTTATTTAATAGAGCCGCACCCGGAGCAGCCAGGCAAAGGCCAGCTGAAGCGCATTCAACCGCGTATTTCGAGGCTTAGTGAAAAGCTGCAGCAAAAAGCTGCACAGGCGGAGGTGTCGGCATGATGCAACATGGCCCTTTACTGGAAAAATTACTAACCGGTGCTTTTATTTGCGCTATTAGCGACAGCGAGAACTTTCGACGCCTGCAGGACGAGCAACTGCAAGAACAGGTGAGTGATTATCTGAAACCCCTGAACCGGAGGCTGGCGCAAAGCCAGGACGGCAGTGTCTTTTTTGTGGCCTATCAAGAGCTGGATAACCATGCCCGGGAAACGCTGAAGCAACAGTTCAGTCAAACCATCAGCGCCTTATTGCCATTGCTGGAATGGATGCAACTGGTGCAGGAAGCGCTGGGTAAAGACGGCGCGCTGGCGGCTGGCGATACCATTAAACTGCAGGAATTTGCCTTAAAAACCGAAGATAACCAAAGTTTGCGGCAACGCTTGCAGGCGCTGGCGAACGATAAGTTTTTTAATTCTCAGGCCGACGCAGTGGATGCTCAGGTCAAACAAATATTCAAAAGGTTGAAGGAAAATGGCTATTTGCGTCAGCCCCATGGCGACCGTCAGTATTACGAAGTGACCGGTAAAATTGAACATCTGATCGAACTGGTGCGTTTTATTCGTGACGAAGAAAACCTGCCAGTCAGTGAAGAGCCCGAGCAGGAGGAGCTTCTGTAATGGATGAACAGCAGCTGGCCAGTAATCTGCTGAGTCTGGGCAGCGAACGCCTGGCGCTGATTGGCAAACACAGCAAAGCCTTGATGCAGGGTTACCTGAAAGGCGAGATTGACGAAACGCAGTTTTCTGAGCGTGCCTTAAAAAGGCTGGTCAAAGCGCGTCTGTTGTATCAGCCGGATGAAAGTCGCGGCCTGGTGCTGTCGTATCTGCTCAATAACCTGATAGCCAGCATGGTCGAGGACGAGCAACGGCGCAGTATTCATGCTGATACCGCTGACAAATTGGAGAGTATTCGCACTGGGGTGAGTACCTATCGTGAAGCTCAGTATCGGGGTGACTACCCGCGCGCAGAGTTGCAGTTGCAGCTGGTAACCGAGCAGGTGCACAATCTGGCGGGCCAGTTTGAGGAAGCTATTGATAGTTTGTGGCATCGGCTGAATTCCAATTTTGGTTTTGTCAGTAACCTGGCAGATAAGATCCGCGAAAACGAAAGAGCACAAAATCAGATCCGCCGTTTACTGGACGGTTTGTCGCTGATTAATTTCAATGAATTGATTGAACTGGGCGAGGGCAATGCCACTCTGCGCAAGTTGCTGGTCACTCAGCTGCAAACGCGCATGAACCAGCATCACGGTAGCTTGCTGGAAGTGCAAAAACGTCTGGTGCAATTGATGGGACGGTTCAGAGAGCAACAGGCGCGGAGCCTGCTGGTCAGTAACATGGCCGCCTTTTTGCGCCAGCACCCAGGTTTTCAGGTTGGCGATTATGCCTGGCGTAGTCAGGTTCCTGAATTAATTAATCAGGCAGCACCCATACTCCCGGCAGCGGCTATCGCCCTGGACCGAAGTCAGAATTACCCGGCATTGACAGACCTTCTAAAGGCGCTACCAGCACCCGCGAGTAGTGCTACGCCGCCGAGCGAAAACGCGGCGGTTGGCGAAGGGCAAAAGGATGAAGAAGTCGCGGCTCGTCAACAGGCATTGAAAAATGACGTGGAGAGCTTCTATCTGGAAGCTCTGGAGCGTGACCACAGTCTGTCTTCTTTGCAGTATCTAAGCGAGCAGAATTTGGACTGGGACGCCGAAATCTGGCTGTTTCAGGTGCTTGCCGAACATCAGGGTTTGCCTGTACCTCAACGCAAAGTATTTAAACTGCAGCGTGAAGAGGTCCCTGCTCATATTTTTAACGATCTGAGAATTATAGAGGATGTCAGTATTCAGTTTCAGGGGGAACTCTAGGCGTGGCAGAGCTTTCGGCAAAAGCGCGACAAGTGCTGAGTACCTTATATAAGCAGATGCAGCATGCCCAGGCGGTTAAGAAAAAACGTACCCGCTATATTAATGAAATTCTGGATTGGTGTTATCAGGCTGACTTGATTCGCTCCGGTGAGCTACAAGGGCAGTATTTTTATTTTGATAAAACTTTATTAGAGCGTATTGATGCGCTACTGCGCCTGAGTCAGGCCGGTAGCATAACGCATGGAATTCATGGCGATCGTTTGCAGCAGGCGCTGGTTACCAATGCTGAGCATAAAGGCGTCGGTAACAAGCCGAGAGAAAATCGAGTGCTTATCGCAGTATCACAACAAGAAGTCAGTTTGCCTGTTGGAATTAATTTGCCAGCTGCAGAGCATGGCTGGGTTTATCTGGATGTGCATTTTGAGCAACTGGATCTGCAGGTATTTACAGAGTTGGTGGTGGTAGAAAACCTGGATTGTTTTTATCAGTTGAGTCGTTTTCAACTCCCCTGGAATGACAAGAGCCTGCTTCTGTACCGTGGCGACTCCGAATTTGGTGGCGGCAGAGCTCAGTTATGTAAACGCTGGCTGGCTACAGGCAAAGCCTTGAAGTTCTTTGCCGACCTTGATCTGAAAAGCATGCATGAAGCCCTTTATTCCGGCTACACACATCTTGCAGTACCTCAGTTGCAGGACTTTACCGCCAGGGCGAGTGGCGCTCACTGGCGGAGCGAGCAGCACGCTTTTATGAATGCAGAGACGACGGGTCTTTTAGCGCCTTATCTTGAATATGCCAAAGATAATCAGCGTGCTCTGTTACAACAGTGGCTGCAAGGGCTGCAACTACACTGGCTGGATATCAAAGCGCATTAAGAGCGACTTCTATCATGCCGGTGAAGGCTGCTTCGCGTTGCTGACTGGTAGCTGCGGCTCCGGTTTCCAGGCAGTCTGAGACCGTCAGCAGGCAGGCGGCTTCTTTGTTCAGTTCGGCGGCGATATGAAATAAGGCATAAGCTTCCATCTCTACGGCCAGGCAACCGTGCCGACGATGCAATTCGCGGAATATTTCAGATTGCTGGCGGTAAAATACGTCGGTGGAATGAATGCGGCCACTGATTAGTGGGCGTTGCAGTTGCTCTGCGGAGTTCTTGATTGCCTGGTTCAATGTGGGGCTGGGGTGGGTTAACGGCCCTTCAGCGCCTGAGTAGGCCTGGGCGAAACTGGATTCGCTCCAGGCATCATCTGCCAGCAGCAGATCAAAGAGTTGCAGTGACCGGGTATAGGCACCGCAGGAACCGACCCGGATAATACGTTCAACTCTGAACTGAGTGAAAAGCTCATGGGCGTATATGCCCATACTTGGCATGCCCATGCCGCTGCCCATTACGCTCACGCGCTGTCCTTTATAGTTACCCGTATAACCGAGCATGTTACGCACCTGATTAAACTGGGAGACTTCGGTCAGAAAATTGTCCGCGATAAAGCGAGCGCGCAGCGGATCGCCGGGCATCAATAAAGCAGGGGCGACCTGATCCGGGCTGGCGGCAATATGTACTGTACTCATCTGGATTCCTTTTCGTTAACCTGAGTTGCAGCATAACTGAGAATGCGTAACCCGGCATTGATAAGGCGCAAGGCTCACTTATGCGGGATTATTCGCCTTGTGCTGCAAAAAGTGAATGACCTGGTTACGTAAAAAAGTAGCGGCAGGCCCTGGCGATCCTAACTGGAAGCTCTGATACACAAAGCCCAGGGTGGCTTCCTGATAACGAAGCTGACTGAGTTCTCCCTTTTGCAGTTCATTAAGTATCAGAGGCTCAGGTAACCAGGCCCAGCCGCTGCCACTTTTAACCGCGTCCCGCATCACTTCAAAAAGTGTCAGGCCCAAATAATTAGTAGAATAGAGCGCATCGGTAATAATTCTGTCGTTGGCCAGG is part of the Aliidiomarina minuta genome and encodes:
- a CDS encoding DUF7281 domain-containing protein yields the protein MAELSAKARQVLSTLYKQMQHAQAVKKKRTRYINEILDWCYQADLIRSGELQGQYFYFDKTLLERIDALLRLSQAGSITHGIHGDRLQQALVTNAEHKGVGNKPRENRVLIAVSQQEVSLPVGINLPAAEHGWVYLDVHFEQLDLQVFTELVVVENLDCFYQLSRFQLPWNDKSLLLYRGDSEFGGGRAQLCKRWLATGKALKFFADLDLKSMHEALYSGYTHLAVPQLQDFTARASGAHWRSEQHAFMNAETTGLLAPYLEYAKDNQRALLQQWLQGLQLHWLDIKAH
- the deoD gene encoding purine-nucleoside phosphorylase, with the translated sequence MSTVHIAASPDQVAPALLMPGDPLRARFIADNFLTEVSQFNQVRNMLGYTGNYKGQRVSVMGSGMGMPSMGIYAHELFTQFRVERIIRVGSCGAYTRSLQLFDLLLADDAWSESSFAQAYSGAEGPLTHPSPTLNQAIKNSAEQLQRPLISGRIHSTDVFYRQQSEIFRELHRRHGCLAVEMEAYALFHIAAELNKEAACLLTVSDCLETGAAATSQQREAAFTGMIEVALNAL